One Gloeothece verrucosa PCC 7822 DNA window includes the following coding sequences:
- a CDS encoding DUF433 domain-containing protein — MNWQGRIVIDPDILVGKPVIKGTRLSVEFILDLLAQSWSENDILENYPGITQEDIKACLSYARDALKNERVYPLKA; from the coding sequence ATGAATTGGCAAGGACGCATTGTTATTGACCCAGATATTTTAGTCGGGAAACCTGTTATTAAAGGAACTCGTCTTTCTGTTGAATTTATTCTTGATTTACTCGCTCAAAGCTGGTCAGAAAATGACATTCTAGAAAATTATCCAGGGATTACTCAGGAGGATATTAAAGCTTGTTTGAGCTATGCTAGAGATGCTTTAAAAAATGAACGGGTTTATCCGCTTAAAGCTTAG